The genomic region ACCCACCcggagctgcctgcagggaccCCAGCAGAGTCAAGATGCAGGAGTTGGCCACACGTGGCCCAAGCCCCTCTCAAACAGAAACCACTGTCCCCCCCCAGATTCTCCATGAGGGTTTGTGCCTCGTGGGGCCATGGCGCTTCCAGGCTGAGTCAATAATTTGGGCAAAATTGCAGGAACTGGATCAAAACTCCCTGACATTCCCGGTGCCGTGAGCAAGCTCTGGGTGCATAGGCACGCTCAGACACGCGGGGTGCTCACGTGTGGCTGTCTGCCCTCAGCAGGACGGCTGGGGTAGACATCCCGCTATTCAAAACACATTATTAAACGTTCTGCAAACTGGTCCTGGCATGTCCCAGAGCGACCTGGCAAATAAATTGCCCACTTACCGAGCGTAATTGGCGAAGGATTAAAAATCGATGGGCGAGCTCGAGCACCCGGCTCCAGCCCCCTCGCCCAGGAGGCGATGCTCGGCCACTGAGCCTGCTCCCCTCAGCTGCCTTGGCCAGGAGATGGTTTATGTTTAACTAGACAACACGTGAGCCTTATTCCCTTAACTAATTTTCCCGGTACCTTAACGGACAGAGCATTAATCGTCTCCTgccattatttatttatttccccgGCAACGCTCTTGACAAGGCaccttattttctttgtcaaatGCCATTAGCACACGGCAGGAGCATGCAGCCGAGCAAGACAGATGCTGGTAATAATCATGAAATTCTCATTATTTACTCTCCCTTCTCTCATGTTTGGGTTATTTATGTCCCCTGGGCACGGCTGAAGGCTGCGGGTTGTTCTGTGAGTCAATCATACGAAGGCAATCGCCGCTGTTTTGCGGGCTCTTTTTGTTTCCCAGCTGCATCCCACATCAGTGCCGGTGGAGCCGGCTCCTCCATCCCTGGGAAAACCCCAGCTCCATTCCCTGGCTCTTCCCAGCTTCACCCCTAGGTGATTTCCCTGCAGGAGAGGTTTTCCCAACCTGAGCGTTTTGTAGGATGGAGGTGCTGCCAGATCAGCAttgctccctccccaggctccAGCATCACCTGGCTCTTGCCCCTCCATGCACCATTTGCAAACCAGGGATGAGGGGACAGGACGGTGAGTGGCATCCCACTCTCTGACagccttggttttgtttttagaagaCAGGAAGCTCTTTGTGGGCatgctggggaagcagcagagcgAGGATGATGTCCGGCGCCTCTTTGAACCCTTCGGCCAGATCGAGGAGTGCACCATCCTCCGAGGGCCTGATGGAGCCAGCAAAGGTGGGCTTGGGGGAGCTGGGTGAGCACCCTGTGGGCCACCAGGACCCATGGAGGGTGGGAGCCGCCAGCTGGGCAGCGCTGGCTCCCGCAGCGGCCGAATCCGACCCCTCCCTTATCCCCTCTCTGCCCTTAGGTTGTGCCTTTGTGAAATATGGCAGCCACGCTGAGGCGCAGGCTGCCATCAACAGCCTGCACGGCAGCCAAACCATGCCGGTAAGTGCCAGGCTCTCGCCCTGCCCCATTTGGCCCCATGCTGCCTGCATAATCCAATCACCAGCTAATTTGATCCTCTATCTAATTGGATCAAAATCCCATGGACTGGCAGTTTGTTGGCTGGATCACCCTGAGGTTCATCCCTGCCTGAGCGCTGAGCCCCAGGGGTGGGCATGCGGGGCTAATTGCCCCCGCACTGGAGAAAGGGGCTGTTTAACACTGAAGTTCAAAATTGTGAACGAGGaagggcaaaaaggaaacagaggcCAGGGAGCTGCCGCCGGGGAGAAAAGCCGGCTATAATTAAACCTCACATCGATTGCTGGTTGCTGCTGCCAAGCCAGGCAGCGTCCCCAGGGCTGAGAATGCTGTGGCCGCTGCAAGCCAGCGGGTCCCTCGCCAGAGTGGAGAGGCATTTCAGGGGCATTTCTGGGGTCCAGCCATCAGCTCCATCTTCCCCCCTATCTCAGGGCGCCTCGTCCAGCCTGGTGGTGAAGTTTGCAGACACAGATAAGGAGAGGACCCTGCGGCGGATGCATCAGATGGCAGGGCAGCTGGGCATCTTCAACCCCATGACCATCCAGTTCGGTGCCTACGGGGCCTATACGCAAGCGGTAGGAGCTGGCGCCAGCCAGGacctgggggttttgggggagcCCCactgttggggggggggggggggctggttTTGCCTGCGTGGCATTGTACCAGTGCCAGTGAGTGCGGATGCCTGTCAGGGTTGGTGTATCCCCATTTAGGGGTACAACAGAGGGTGGGTTCACCCCCACTGGTGAGGGTGGCATAGCTGTAGGGTGCAGCAGTCTCATATATCACCTTTTTTAGCATCACCTAGACCTCCTCCTGTCCCCGGGTCCGGCAGTGAGTGGCATTTATCCTCAGCCCCCATGCATGGGTGCAAAGGGGGGATGCTAATTTatcctcccctgctccccacttctctctgcctcttgctcgcttttcccttttccccccatttctttccttaagatcatgcagcagcaggcagccctgaTGGCAGCCGCGCAGGGGACCTGCCTGAACCCCATGGCTGCCATCGCTGCCGCCCAGATGCAGCAAATGGCTGCCTTCAACGTCAGCGGGCTGGTGGCcacccccctcaccccctctTCAGGTACGAGCCCCCTCCATTCGCCCCCCGTCCTGCTTGACATCCTTGGgggggtgctgctggtgctgacGCCTCCCTCCTGCAGGTACAAGCACACCTCCTGGCATCACCACGGCGCCCGTGCCCAGCATCGCCACGCCGATCGGGGTGAACGGCTTCAGCCCACTGCCACCACAGACCAATGGGCAGCCTGCCTCGGAGACCATCTACACCAATGGCATCCACCCCTACCCAGGTAATCCTCCTCACAGCATGCTGGGGAGCTCCGCCACGtttccctggggctggggatgcaTGCTCGGCTCACACGGCAGGCTCCCAGGGGTGCTCCCCATCCTGGGAACATGTCAGATGAACCAGCCGCACACTGATCCCCACCAAAATCCCTCCTCCTGTAGCATCGCCGTCTTTGCGAGTGTGGCAATGCTCTCGGCTCCTACAAAATGGCAGGGAGAAGCTCTGCCCCTCCACAGTGGTGCTCGGTCAAGAGCCCTCTCCCGCGGGAGCTGCTTATCCCTGGGTTTCTCTTGCTTATTCTcgcttccttctcccttcttttctcttcccagctcaAAGCCCCACGGTGGCAGATCCCCTCCAGCAAGCCTACGCAGGCATGCAGCACTATGCAGGTCTCAAACTTTGCTTTGcacttctcccctctctcccctctttgCTCCTCACGCTTATTTTTAGGGGGTGAGCATCGCC from Ciconia boyciana chromosome 8, ASM3463844v1, whole genome shotgun sequence harbors:
- the CELF6 gene encoding CUGBP Elav-like family member 6 isoform X1, whose translation is MKDHDAIKLFVGQIPRNLEESDLKPLFEEFGRIYELTVLKDRFTGMHKGCAFLTYCARDSALKAQSALHEQKTLPGMNRPIQVKPADSEGRGEDRKLFVGMLGKQQSEDDVRRLFEPFGQIEECTILRGPDGASKGCAFVKYGSHAEAQAAINSLHGSQTMPGASSSLVVKFADTDKERTLRRMHQMAGQLGIFNPMTIQFGAYGAYTQAIMQQQAALMAAAQGTCLNPMAAIAAAQMQQMAAFNVSGLVATPLTPSSGTSTPPGITTAPVPSIATPIGVNGFSPLPPQTNGQPASETIYTNGIHPYPAAYPTAYAPISQAFPQQAPIIPQQQREGPEGCNLFIYHLPQEFGDAELTQMFLPFGNVISAKVFVDRATNQSKCFGFVSFDNPTSAQAAIQAMNGFQIGMKRLKVQLKRPKDANRPY
- the CELF6 gene encoding CUGBP Elav-like family member 6 isoform X3, coding for MKDHDAIKLFVGQIPRNLEESDLKPLFEEFGRIYELTVLKDRFTGMHKGCAFLTYCARDSALKAQSALHEQKTLPGMNRPIQVKPADSEGRGEDRKLFVGMLGKQQSEDDVRRLFEPFGQIEECTILRGPDGASKGCAFVKYGSHAEAQAAINSLHGSQTMPGASSSLVVKFADTDKERTLRRMHQMAGQLGIFNPMTIQFGAYGAYTQAIMQQQAALMAAAQGTCLNPMAAIAAAQMQQMAAFNVSGLVATPLTPSSGTSTPPGITTAPVPSIATPIGVNGFSPLPPQTNGQPASETIYTNGIHPYPAYPTAYAPISQAFPQQAPIIPQQQREGPEGCNLFIYHLPQEFGDAELTQMFLPFGNVISAKVFVDRATNQSKCFGFVSFDNPTSAQAAIQAMNGFQIGMKRLKVQLKRPKDANRPY
- the CELF6 gene encoding CUGBP Elav-like family member 6 isoform X4; the encoded protein is MQLPQVPAPGPRPPVLWVPAGSKILCIEMNRPIQVKPADSEGRGEDRKLFVGMLGKQQSEDDVRRLFEPFGQIEECTILRGPDGASKGCAFVKYGSHAEAQAAINSLHGSQTMPGASSSLVVKFADTDKERTLRRMHQMAGQLGIFNPMTIQFGAYGAYTQAIMQQQAALMAAAQGTCLNPMAAIAAAQMQQMAAFNVSGLVATPLTPSSGTSTPPGITTAPVPSIATPIGVNGFSPLPPQTNGQPASETIYTNGIHPYPAAYPTAYAPISQAFPQQAPIIPQQQREGPEGCNLFIYHLPQEFGDAELTQMFLPFGNVISAKVFVDRATNQSKCFGFVSFDNPTSAQAAIQAMNGFQIGMKRLKVQLKRPKDANRPY
- the CELF6 gene encoding CUGBP Elav-like family member 6 isoform X2, coding for MKDHDAIKLFVGQIPRNLEESDLKPLFEEFGRIYELTVLKDRFTGMHKGCAFLTYCARDSALKAQSALHEQKTLPGMNRPIQVKPADSEGRGDRKLFVGMLGKQQSEDDVRRLFEPFGQIEECTILRGPDGASKGCAFVKYGSHAEAQAAINSLHGSQTMPGASSSLVVKFADTDKERTLRRMHQMAGQLGIFNPMTIQFGAYGAYTQAIMQQQAALMAAAQGTCLNPMAAIAAAQMQQMAAFNVSGLVATPLTPSSGTSTPPGITTAPVPSIATPIGVNGFSPLPPQTNGQPASETIYTNGIHPYPAAYPTAYAPISQAFPQQAPIIPQQQREGPEGCNLFIYHLPQEFGDAELTQMFLPFGNVISAKVFVDRATNQSKCFGFVSFDNPTSAQAAIQAMNGFQIGMKRLKVQLKRPKDANRPY
- the CELF6 gene encoding CUGBP Elav-like family member 6 isoform X5, which produces MQLPQVPAPGPRPPVLWVPAGSKILCIEMNRPIQVKPADSEGRGDRKLFVGMLGKQQSEDDVRRLFEPFGQIEECTILRGPDGASKGCAFVKYGSHAEAQAAINSLHGSQTMPGASSSLVVKFADTDKERTLRRMHQMAGQLGIFNPMTIQFGAYGAYTQAIMQQQAALMAAAQGTCLNPMAAIAAAQMQQMAAFNVSGLVATPLTPSSGTSTPPGITTAPVPSIATPIGVNGFSPLPPQTNGQPASETIYTNGIHPYPAAYPTAYAPISQAFPQQAPIIPQQQREGPEGCNLFIYHLPQEFGDAELTQMFLPFGNVISAKVFVDRATNQSKCFGFVSFDNPTSAQAAIQAMNGFQIGMKRLKVQLKRPKDANRPY